Proteins encoded together in one Deinococcus irradiatisoli window:
- a CDS encoding homoaconitate hydratase (catalyzes the formation of homoisocitrate from cis-homoaconitate): MPRIWKFGDSVNTDDILPGKFAPFMAGEDKFQTFAFHYIRPEFAAEVRPGDVLIGGRNWGLGSSREYAPAALKKLQVGGIIAPSFARIHYRNLLNLGIPAFEADLTGSLQDGDEVTLDVESGVLRRGDDTFQLPPPPAFLTEALKEGSILAFYKKHQRFPGEAAPEDVPGGTLD, translated from the coding sequence ATGCCCCGAATCTGGAAATTTGGCGATTCCGTGAACACCGACGACATCCTGCCCGGCAAATTCGCGCCGTTCATGGCCGGCGAGGACAAGTTTCAGACCTTCGCCTTCCACTACATCCGCCCGGAATTCGCCGCCGAGGTGCGGCCCGGCGACGTGCTGATCGGCGGCCGCAACTGGGGCCTGGGCAGCAGCCGCGAGTACGCCCCGGCAGCGCTCAAGAAGCTGCAGGTGGGCGGCATCATCGCGCCGAGCTTCGCCCGCATTCATTACCGCAATTTGCTCAACCTCGGTATACCGGCCTTCGAGGCCGACCTCACCGGATCGCTGCAAGACGGCGACGAGGTGACGCTCGACGTGGAAAGCGGGGTGCTGCGGCGCGGCGACGACACCTTTCAGCTTCCGCCACCGCCGGCCTTTCTCACCGAGGCGCTCAAGGAAGGCAGCATCCTGGCGTTCTACAAAAAGCACCAGCGCTTTCCCGGCGAGGCCGCGCCCGAGGACGTGCCGGGCGGAACGCTAGACTGA